The genome window TATTATACAGTGATGATTTACGATTACTGCAACATTTAAGTGCTTTAATTTGAGAGTTTGCAGGCGAGATAATCACGATCACTCAAGGGGTTTATGTCGGTGTTTTTTTAGCCCTGGAAATGGGCTTTTGCGATCAGGCTTTACAAATGTGAAGAGTGGGGAGTAGTGTGTGGATGAGTCACAGCGGTTCAATAAAAGGTCTGATGTACAGCTGATGCATCAGCAGCGCGTAGCTGGCAACCAATATTCCGTCCGAGAGCTCGTCGGTCCTGCCATCCATAAAATACACCGAGCCTCAGACGACTAAAAGGAGATGATAATTAAACCTGTTCTCCGTCACGCCCTCTCGTTGTACTTTACCTCGTCATCACCGTCACGCTGTTGACGCCTCGTCCATCAAACCTGAGCGCAGGCAAGCCCAAGGTATTGTTCATTATGAGCTGAGCAGCAGTGGTGGACCCCTCAGGGCAACCAAGatcttctctgctggcctaacaCTACCAAAACCACTAATCAACATGTACAACACTGCTTCAAAtatagaatgtttttttgttttttttccccccaatcagatttcagcctctatttGCTGctatgtcaatctaatcttcccggtgccttcagaatcagtagtgctggcagATACAAATTTTAACTAGTGTATTAACAAaaggactgtttctttaaacaagtagatttcaaattcattctCTACAGGACCAGAGCACTGGGACTTGatgacgtcagcatttttccgtTTGCTTTGTCCACAAAACTTTTTACAGCGAACTTTGacgagcaaaacacatctgttgaGATTTGAACAcacatacattcattcattcacagtgagaatggatggatggatataaaacaaagaatagGATCGTATTAACATACTGTTAAATCCACAGCATACAGAGACCCTTTTCCAGCAGTTGTCATGGCAacgtcaaggaaaaaaaataaaagtacaccacaacaataaaaacaaaaacaaagcggCAACATCTTTGGCATGCCGAAGTAGTGGCAAAGAGAGAAAGATGCGGAAAGCACTAGCACCacttacatttattttcttgcAAGAAAGAGGAGAACGTGCAAAGAATAGTCACTGAATGCAATATAAACGATCTTTTGAGTTAACACGGCAGCTTCTGTCACATTTATACCAAACATGGAGCTGCCTCGTGGTGACAAATATACAATTGTTTATGGTTACACTTCCATTAGAAAAACTATGAAAACGACAGCGGGGCGTAAATGAGATGTGTCTGCTGCAGTTGGGCATTAGGCACGGGGACCATAAAGCTCATAAAGCGGATGGATGGCTCATACATCAGCGAGCATTGGCTCTGCTGCGCTGTTGTGCGAGTGGGGGGGAACTAAAATTGGATTACCGATGCAGCCACACGCATCACTGGAataacacccacacacacaaagtcataCATGTACAAAAGGCATGCTCAAACTATGTGAAAGTGACCAATCGTCAAGCTCTTGTTGGCAGTTCATCTGGGCCACAAtaagcaacacacacatacaactcCTGAATCCACGTGATCATAAACAGCACATTATGATGATGTACGACGTCCCATAAAAGTCCGCCGCAACGGGATCTGAGTCGGGAAGCTGCCGACCTCGACGTGTGAAATCGGATCCTAAAAGAGTTTACAGTCAGCTGGGCGGCGTCCCTTTCGAGAGAAACGGTGATTTCAAAGCCAGAGGGACAATAAAAGATGACGAGGCATCTCCCTAAACAAGTTGTTTCACCgcttttggggtgggggggtcatgTTTTGATGCAGTCATGATACAAACACTGTAAAACCTAATGGTCATAAAGAGCTGTTTGGTTGTTTGCAAAAACGAGTCATTAGGGAAATTTATTTCCTTTATGGACTATGAGAAAGACGAGTCCGATGCAAGAATCTTGATGATTTTCACTCTTGATAACCATCgttgaaatgttcaaacaaaattTTAGAGCATCATTTCTATACTATCATCCAAATTTTAGGGCACTATTTCGAGAAACTAGAAGCTACGAGTCTACTTATTTCCAatctaaaatgttgcttttcaacATTCTGTTTACCTTTCTGAATGTATGAAAGAATCCCCAGGATTTTTACGAGTCTTAATCTTTCTTTAAATGTTCAAGCAGAATTTCAAAATCTTATGAAAGAAATGAAGATTTTTAATTAGGTCCAACCTAAATTTTCGACTATCCAATTGTAAATGTATAAAAGAATCTTCATTATTTTCGCTATTTTCTCTTTTACATGTTCAAGCAATATTTAAGGGTGTTAGTTCTTAAGAAAGAAACCTACTGGTTTGAATAAAAGAATGACCCAAAATGTAGCAAAAGCTGACGTATTTCTTACACCACAATTATTACAAATGGGCTAAAAGGCTCCTGCTTACATGAGTTAAGATCAACTGTAGTTTGCTTTAATAATTCTGCGGCCCCAGCTCGGCCTTAATGGTCCCAAgaaacaaaagtacaaaagcCAGGATTGTAAAACTGTCCGCGACTAATGGAGCAATCAGATATGCAGCATCCCTGCATCGCTTTCTACTGTGATATAAATTAGGGCTGCACTCAGGGCTGGAAACGCTAacagtgtgttttttatttcattgaaatattttatttcttgagTGTATTTATTGTTGCCATTCATCAACATACCGAAGAGATTTGGCTAGGCAGATGCATCTCGGAAAATGTTTTTAGGATGCTGGTCGCATTGAAGCAGACAGGAAAGATAAGGACATGATGGTTTGTTTGATACGGCGTCTTTGTCATGTTGCGATTCAAACTTGGCGACGGGCTCGCTCGACATCTGTAACGTGACGCTCAGCAACTTGAGAGCCGCCCGTGGACAGATTAGATTAACCCAACGTGTCAATGTTTGGTCAGGGTGTGCTGGGCATTCCCAATTTGTTTAGGACCCCAACTGCTTATGtccaaacacatacacaccttgACCACCTGTATATAAACCTGCTCCTGACCGATTATCAGCATCAACTCCTGCAAGAAGGTGCAACCATCTCACAAACTTGTGAAGACGCAATGGACCTCAGAGCCATCATGTTCCTTCTTTTGCTGCAGCTCGTCACCCTCTGCCATGCACGACCTGACTGGGTGAGTACCGGCACTTTAAAACTGCTCTTTATCAAGTGAGACAGTTCACTTGGAATAGTGGACCCAGAAATTGCTCTTGTTTCCAACTCACAGTTCTCCAGATCCAGACCTTGAGTCAAGGAGACTGTGAGGGGCATTGGCATATTGTGTGGAAATCCATGCTGTCATTGAGagaaattaaaaacaagacatcTAGCTGCTATTTGAACATTGACTCTTCTGCAGACTGTTTTCCTTTAATCCTTGTTCTGCGTGAAGGGGTACAGACAAGAAATGGATGGAGGTTGAAGTCTGCAAAATTCCAGCCTATAACATAGAACGGGCCCTCGGCACACCTTACATCTGTTGACAAAATTAGTTACTAAATATTAGAAGGTTGAACTTCGTTAGTTTCTTTAAGATTGGGAACAGTATGCATCATGCCGCAAAATGTGTGCAACGGACCTACTGTCAATTATAATGACAAAAAGCTAATTTCGAACAAAAGAGCAGATGATATCCTTTGGTTTGTGGGTAAAAAATTGTGATATTGTCCACTTTAGGTATTGTTCCACTGTGGTTGGTATCCTTTAGTGGAGCTGACTTTATGCTAGAGAATCAGGACACACTCGAGACTGGTCACTCGTTCATAAACGACAAAACACCCAACCCCACAGCTatagacaatttaaagtctaaACTTAACCTAAGAGgtatgtttgtgggatgtgggagggcaCCAGAGCAACCGGAGAACCCTAGGCAACATTTCCATCACAGTCTAAAGTGCATAATTTCTTGCACTCTCTTTACAGGACCAGGCCGTCGACAGCGGTACGTGACTGGCACTCGAGACCCGTCTGTGTGCAACCATCCTAACAATCGAAATCAATAGGGAtccaagtgtgtgtgcatgtaaccGCCACTGAATGTCATCTGCTTTCTCATTAGAGAACTCGAGGGACCCGGCCGAGGAGAACATCTCAGAAACAATCCTGAGGATGAACAATGGTGATGATTTAAAGGAAAAATTGGAGATTTGCCAATGTTTATGCATGCaggttgatattttttttttctctttctttctttcaggtTCAACTGAATACCTGATAGAGGGGGATGTGGTGATTCCGAAAACGAGGACCGCCATGAAGTGCACCGGCAATGCATACAGCTGCCTGTGGCCTAAGTCTCACAACGGCAAAGTCGAGATCCCCTACAGCATCATGgacaaatacagtaatttttGTGTTCCTGGTTTCACATTCATTCTGGATTACTGACATCATAAACGAAGAAGCATTTCATTTGCAGTTAATTCGGAGAAGAGAACCATTGTAGGTGCCCTGAGGGCTATCGAGGCCAGAACCTGCATCCGCTTCATCCCACGAACAACCCAGAGGTCTTACCTCAGCTTTGAGCCCAAATTCGGGTGAGTCCAAACTGTAAAAATGGCAATAACAACGTTAACTTGGCCAGTAAGAAGCGATACAACCTTGTATTTGTGAGGGCTAATGTTAAAATGCTAAAAGCAGAGTTAGGAAAAAAtgtatagcaaaaaaaaaataagcaattgTCTCCGCTCTCAAATGTAGTGGGCATGCTCACTGAATGTGCCGAAACCACGTACCGCTCaattgtcaactgtcaatcaaaaagcACTAGTACGACCTGAAAAATGCATCCCGACATGTTTGAGCCACCAGAGCCAGAATCCAATTCCAAGCAAGAAGTCACTAACCCGTTCCTCTTAGCTTGAAGCAGAatggtaatttttttccccctcccattTGGAAGTTAGCAATATAGcatattttgtcacttttaggTTTTTCAAGTTCTTATACTGTGGGGAAGGGGGAGAATTGGCTGTCAATTGGCAGCCGTTTTAGCCCCAGATGTAGATTTAGAAACCAATGAATTTAATTAACTCGGTCTTTAAGAAAATTTGGGGGCAATTATGATCAAATTTCAAGACCTCCCATTAACAAAAATGAGGttacaaatcattttcattacTACTCTGAATGTAAGCACAGTAGCTGTAGCACATAAGCTAACGCTATAAACAACAACATCCAGACTAGTCCACCAATTAATTTCATCAGCTCCTAAAATAGGTGGTCTGGGATCACAGTGGAGTATGATTtcgagcagtgattctcaactggtgggtcgggacccaaaagtggatcACGTAGCCATTTTGGGTGGTCGCGGACAGGTAGTAAAAATCGGTGTCGAGATCATACATTTTTCTACATGCAGTTATGTCTGTCCTCAATTTCTTAATCAGGCCCTCTGAAAGTCACTTTAAACATGTAAGCATAAGTagtgatgtttaaaaatatgacaatatctTTTCAAATGCAATGTCTTTTACTGTTCCTAACTTTTGTA of Phyllopteryx taeniolatus isolate TA_2022b chromosome 18, UOR_Ptae_1.2, whole genome shotgun sequence contains these proteins:
- the LOC133468636 gene encoding low choriolytic enzyme-like, encoding MFGQGVLGIPNLFRTPTAYVQTHTHLDHLYINLLLTDYQHQLLQEGATISQTCEDAMDLRAIMFLLLLQLVTLCHARPDWDQAVDSENSRDPAEENISETILRMNNGSTEYLIEGDVVIPKTRTAMKCTGNAYSCLWPKSHNGKVEIPYSIMDKYINSEKRTIVGALRAIEARTCIRFIPRTTQRSYLSFEPKFGCFSMLGRIGEKQLVSLQRFGCVQHGIIQHEVLHALGFYHEHTRSDRDRYIRINWENIQDYNKYNFEKHDTDNLNIPYDYSSILHYGRTAFGVRQAVTLTPIPDSSVEIGQREDLSDLDILRINRLYKCSN